The region gccaattccaacgaggtcgttctcctctttaactctcagcgacaaagtatttttcccagacttcctgcagatgtccatgtaccaatcatggaatcttcgcatcataatGTGCTCGAATATtaatgtgtccacctccattgtttcaaaaaaatgtgcatcatcgtcgttcatgtaatctccaggattggtaccgggcagcatCCCTGGAAGATTAGCGATgatatcgctagacacattgagcggggggcacgatagcttcgcttgtttgccgagctggggaattttttccctTTTCTTCATTCTGCTAGCCTTTGATCAGTGCAAGTACTTTCCGACTgctccgcttccttatatgtcctttcaatGACGCGGTCATACTTGCATTGCAGTGGAGGCGGTGATGGTcgctgcagggcatccaaagtgtgcttcgctttcaccggatctatcttctcctccggaggtggatgtttcttagctttTACCGATTGAAAGAAGTCATTCACTTGGCCTTTAGAGATCTTCTGGTTTTCCTCAtcgctcctctcgtatggtaacttctctagaggcttgagagacgatggatcgaatctgtattgcctcctgcctctggctgtactgctagacgccggagcagccggagcggctacGACTGTCTTCTTTTGTTGCTGAAGaggcggagcagccggggcggactactacgatgcgccggagcagccggagtggcGGCGTCTGTGTTCCGCCGTCACTTAtgaggcggcgaaggaggaggcgggctgctcggacgtgccggagcaggcagagaaggaggcggagtactaccgccctcacgcgccggagcaggaggcggagtgccctaaccactcgccggaggaggaggaggaggcggagtgcccagctgactagcaggagccgtgaagttcagaagcttgatgtgctccttccgccatagacacggagtatgcatagcaagacccagctgagtctccccatcacctgtagggtggtcaagctggagctcctcaaatccctccattatttcgtccaccatcacaaTAACATAGCCTTGTGGATTCGGACGGAAGTGAAAAGTTGCTCCGGGCgaaggagggaacacagagccgacagccgccttgactttgagctgaAGCCATTGTGTCATAAGGTGGCACTAGTGTGAATACGTGATAAAATCCATGGGGTAGCTAGGACCCGTcaagtcaggctgctgaacgagctcggtggaagccacgctgcttctccgctgaaatggcggggtagcttctggggtagcttctTGGGCGGGATCTCGTAGTTGCTGGTTCTCAACATCTTGTCGTTCCTCTAGCTTTCCTACCCTTGCCTTAAGCTCCTGCGGttcgctctgctccactttcctcctcctctcttgggttttgtaaccaCCTGCGtcaggaaacccaaccttccatgcaatggagcctggcatgcctcgtgttcatccagggtgctcaggattcctgagggcccttgtgagctcgtcattctctctgtcgggaacgaaCTTCCCTTCCAGTACTTCATTGATTGCTTTCCGAAGCTTCATGACGGGTGTTGCaaattgctcgtccgtccaacagcACTTCCCTATTTCATGGTCCAATgttccaccagccccgaagaaACAAGTCCTACAAtggtctggccagtgcaatgtctctggttcgacccctttagcaatcaggtcctgctcagccttgtcccacaacggccgggctttgaggtagccacctgacccctgcaatggtgatgctccttctttgcagcatttatcttgttaatcgctgacatcttcttactcttgtccgatgtcttgttggccacaaatgcgggccagtgatctcttatcttctcaaatcggccagtgaattctggagtcttgtcttggtcgacatacgttgctttcaactcattcttccacctcctgaatagatctgccatcttcttgagagcagaggacttgatcaatggctctataactggattctccggatcctcctctttcggtagggtgaaatttacctttagcgttttccaaagatcatctttctgtctatcttcgacaaaagaaacttgaatcTCTTCCTTATTAGGCTgattccatagctcgatgctgatcgggatcatgtccctaacaaggaccctacactgagcagaaaatgcttccttggttcggaggggtttaatcggttggccatcgcacacaatttctgcgatcgtgaacctttcatccgggcgcaactttttcttcgctggactttgcaacagctgatcccgactccgttcggtcaccggagccgtcatcacggtcgccgaagccaccatcacgatcatgactttcctcctccatAGTTTGATCACCGTAGCCTACTTCCTCTCCTTCCGAACCTTCTTCGATGTCATTGAGAAACAACAAGACATCACCTCCGTCGCGGATgatgtcccccaatatctcttcttgatcgaagtctctttgatgatccatagtttctacaaatattacaacatggcaattaatatacaaacatgagagatggatatatcgaagttatcagggagggtgtatatcgacaacgatgacataTACATAGGAAAAAAATTATCGGGGAGGGGTATATATATTGacaccccccctcatgtcgaagttatcaaagagggggtatatcgacaacgacgacatatacatagaaaagaatgttatcggggagggggtatatcgccccccccctcatgtcgaagttatcggagagggagtatatcgacaacgacgacatatacatgatggtacgaagctctccaaagttattttggagcggaatcccagataggataattcactttttggtacaaagtacagcaagagccttccgaatatcgctatttggaaggcctttgcttaaatttgtaccaaaaggcggattatcctatccgggaatccgttccagaataactttggagaacttcgtaccatcatgccccggttacttccggctaatgatgaagccatggatttcttcaatactttgacactaggtaaCCTCtcaacccctcggtgatcctcgaccctcgaccctagctAGTTCAcaaccctcgaccgctcggcgatccacgaccctctaccctagttcccgaccctcgacccctgatcatgtcacgtttgtctagtgtcaaagatTAAAAAAaaacatgtcttcatcattaggcgaaagtaataggagcatgatggtatgaagctctccaatgttattttggaacggaatcccagataggataatttgctttttggtacaaagtacagcaagagccttccgaatatcactATTTGGAAGGCATTTGCTGAAAattgtaccaaaaggcggattatcctatccgggactccgttctagaataactttggagaacttcataccatcatgcctcgattacttccggctaatgatgaagccatggatttcttcaatactttgacactaggcaacctcttgacccctcggcgatcctcgacccctcgatgaccctGGACCCTCGTACCCTTCCTTTTCGGTATATTCCAACTTCTGATCTCATGTTGCACAAAATTCTCAATGTTGACCATAAAGTTTTTTTTTGTTCAGATTCCGAAAGAATATGCATGATGACTAACAATTGGTTTTATTGAACTGTTCATGCTGCAAGATAGTACAAGAAAAGATGTCCTTGATTGGCTGGCACGGTTTAAGATAATTAAAGGGGTGGCAAGAGGCCTTCTTTATCTCCACCAAGATTCAAGATTAACAATATTTCATAGAGATCTTAAAGCAAGCAACATTTTGTTGGACAAAGAAATGAGCCCTAAAATATCAGACTTTGGTATGGCAAGGATATTTGGTGGAAAGCAGCAGCAAGGAAACACTATTAGAGCTGTTGGAACATAGTAAGTAATTCATGTGCTGGAAGGTGTCTAGGATATTGCTTCAATCTTAGGGATGGAATCAAGTGGGCAGGAATGAACACTTTTACTCCCATTGCCTGTTATATTTTTGGTTTAGCTAAGTTCAACTTGTCTTCTGAATGCTAGTGAAATGCTTCGATGAGTTTAGTTGGGCACTATTTTCTATATATAATTCAAAAACTGAAGGCTGTTGTTAAAAAGTGAGGACAGTAATGAGATAATTTAAAAAACTAACCAGATTTATTGGATATCTTTGCTTCGCTGCCCTGTCGGATGAAAGTTACGAAATTAATATCTTATGTTTGTTCAGAGGCTCAGTAATTTAGGATGCGCGTAGTTAAGAGCACATTCACTTTTGTACTTTAATCTCTATTATTTTTGCAACTGCCAATTCCAATTTAAATCTCCCAAAGGCACAGATCTTCACTCGTGTTTGATTATGATGTTTCATGCTTCCCTGCAAGTCATGAAAGAGATATAGATGGTTTTGGATAAGTGTAAAACTAGACTATTTAGCATTGTGATCAAACTGCCCCTTAGTAAGACCCACACTATTTTATTTAAAAGGTGCACTGAGGCAAACTTAATGTTTAAACAGCGGTTACATGTCTCCAGAATATGTGATGGGTGGCGCCTTTTCTGTTAAGTCGGACATTTATAGCTTTGGTGTTCTTCTCTTGGAGATTGTAAGTGGCTTGAAGATCAGCTCACCTCAGCTTATAATGAACTTTCCAAACATTACAACATATGTAAGTATCACGGAATGCTTGAATTTTGGTGACCTAAACAAAACTAGAGTTAATTGGTTGAAACTTGAATTTATTCCATCAGGCGTGGAGATTATGGGAAGATGGAAATGCAATGGAACAGGTGGACTCAACAATTGCTGGTAGTTGTCCAATTCATGAAGTTCTACGGTGCATTCATGTGGGACTCTTGTGTGTTCAACACCATTCAGATGCTAGGCCACTCATGTCATCGGTTGTGCTTATGTTGGAGAATGAAATCACTTTGCTTCCAGAGCCGGAGCAACCTGCATATTTTGCAGCAAGAAATCAGGAAAATGGACATACCAGGGAAAACATGGATAATTCACAAAATACCATGAGTATCACAACACTAATAGGGCGTTAGATGTTTAATGTCAACTTCTACAATATATTGGAACCCTGTAAAAGGTGTAAACTCTCTAATTTACTGTACATAAATTGTGATTTTCAGCATAGTGGTGGTAGTAACCTCAGGTAGTTTAACGTATGTAAAGCACCGAAGTGGACTTGACTGTGTAATGAAGGAAATGTGGATAATGCATTATAACTGAAGGTTTATATTGTTTCTCATCTCACACAAGGTGATATGCTTGTGTTTATCTTCATTTGCTAAGAATAAGGTTTCCATCATAACATCTCAGTATGCATTAAATCCTTACCCTGAGATTGCTGTGTGTCAGCTGCtcttttttccttttgtttctCAAAATAAAGGCTAAAAATCCAACCCTTGTCTATGACCAAGTGCCAACAATAACAGGGCATCTCGATGCTCCGCCCATTTGGGGGAAATATCTAAACACCTTTCAAAATTACATGAACAATTTTTCCCAAGTGCATGTTTTTTTCTATATATGAATATTTGTTCTGGGAGTATATGAATATATTTTTCATATGTAGGAACATTTTTAAACATGAGACTAATATTATATAGGGTCACTCTATTCGGCACTCTGGGTGAGAAATAATTATTATTCAGCCCCTCAATTTTAACACCAATGCACCGTATTTTGATGTTCCGTAATTTTTTTTCTTACTTTATACGCAAAAAGAGAACGTAAGAGCCATAAAAAATATTTTCTGTTACGTAAAATTAcgaacgtaaaaacatagtgtaaaaaatacataaaatacaattttctggtcttatgacctatatttttgttttcttatgccaaattttacgtagtgactaAACATGAAtgtaattatttgtatgccaaatgtaatttatttatgaaatgGTCGTGAGATTACcttgggtgaagaataacttattctacacCCTGGGTGATGAACTGTCTGCACTTTTTGAACTAAAATATGAAATTCATAGTAAAAAATATATATGATCATTTTATATTTGTTTATGTAAACTTTCTCCACTTTTTAAACTAAAATATTAAATTATTTTAAAAACTTATTAAGGAAATAAAATATTGTTTGATTCTTTATGGGAATAACACATTAATGGGCCGCGCTAGTGACGAGCTTTGAGCAGTGCCGCCAAGTCCCTATGTAAACATGCAGCCCGCTTGGTATTATTACAAGATAGAAGGGCCTCCAGCCCACAAGCAAGCAGCGGCCATTTGCGTTCGCTGTCTAGCCGCAGTGCCCGCACCCCCCACTGCCGCCGCCGGCTCGCCGCAGTCCCCGCTTCCGCCGCCGGTCCGCCAATCATGGCACCACCGCCATATGAGTTTCCGGCGCCTCGTCTCCCCTGCCTTCCCCTCCCCTTCCAGGCGACCATAGCAAGCGGCCGGCACCTCATCGCGCCGTCGCGGCCACCCTCCCCTAATTTCCCCCGCCTGTCGCGCTCGCCGTCGGTACGTGCTCGTCCCACCCACCCGAGTTGACAAATCGGATGCTGCCTGATAATTTTTTTCCTCTGAAGCGACGGAGGCCACCCGACGATGTGTGCCCCCACATCGCCGCGACTACCCCGCCGGAGCTCCATCTGACGGTAACCCGTTCCTCAGCAGTTGGCACGCACCTTTCGTCCAACATGTACTTCCCAAGCTTCCTGCCGAAGAGCGGCGAGTCGTCAACGATGCTGAGATCTGGACATTAATTTCTGCGCCATCCTCTTGCAGTGTTGTGTCAGTTTGTCTGATGGCGCGGCTGTGTGAGATCCAAGTCCCCGGACTATTGCTACCATGGCACATTTATGCCGACGAGGACTGCGATGGGACTCCGGTCACCCGATGGTTGCGAGTCGACCTCGGTTTCTTGGTGTGTTTGATACAGTCAACACATCCATGGCTTTGACATGGAGCATTTCTTGGTCCTTTAATTCCCCACAAAGACCAGCAGCTAGCAGTTTCATATCTCCAAGCAAGCAAATCAATCCAGAGCATTTCTTCCATACCATCTCCTTGCTTTGCCCTTCACAAGCATATGCGAAAGAAGGCTTAATGGGCATGACTCTGCTCCCATTTTTTATCCTCCTATCATTGATTTGTCTCTCCAAATCCGATGACCGCCTAACACCTGCGAAGCCACTCTTGCCTGGCGACAAGCTCGTCTCCAACAATGGCATCTTTGCTCTTGGTTTCTTCTCCCCAGAAAACTCCACCGCAAACTCATATGTAGGCATATGGTACCACACCATCCCGGAGCGGACATATGTGTGGGTGGCCAACCGCGACAACCCAATCGGCAGCGGTTTGTCCGGGAAGTTGGTTCTCACCAACAGCTCTGACCTTGTCTTGTCCGATTCCAAGGGCCGTATCCTTTGGAGGACGACGAACAATGTCACCGCCGGGGGTGATGGGGCTGTGGCGCTGCTGCTCGAGGCGGGGAACTTTGTCGTGCAGTTGCAGAATTTCACGCAGATATGGCAGAGCTATGATCACCCGACTGACACCATCCTCCCCGGCTTCAAGTTATGGGCGAACTACAAGACCCACACAGCAGTGCGCATCGTTGCTTGGAAGGGCCCTCAAGACCCATCCACCGGGAAATTCCTCCTCAGTCGTGACCCCAGCACGGGCCTCCAGATTCTCACCTGGCGCGGGGCAAGCAAATACTGGCGCAGCGGACTGTGGAACGGTGCAGAAGCCTCGGACAAGAATGGATACATGTGGTCCCAGAACGTCGATGACGGAGAGACCATCTACTCGACGTACAACACGGGCAACAGCTCCGCCCGGAGATCGCACTGGAAGCTGGACTACACGGGCGACTTGATGCTCAGGATCTGGAGTGGCCAGTCATGAGTGGTTCTGTTCAAGCGCCCAGATGATGGCTGTCGCCACTACGGCTCATGTGGTCCGTTTGGCTACTGCGACATGACCACCAGGGAGTGCAGGTGCCTTGATGGGTTCGAGCCGGCGGACGGCTTCAGTGCCAACTTCTCCAGAGGATGCGTGAGAAAGGAGGCACTGACATGTCGTGGCTACCATTTCTCGGCCTTGTCTGGGATGAAGGTGCCTGATAAGTTTGTGTATGTGAGGAGCGGAAGCTTCGAGGAGTGCACTGCTCAGTGTGAGCGTAACTGCTCCTGCACTGCGTACGCTTACGCCAACTTGAGCAGTATTGTCGCAACTGGTGGCCCATCAAGATGCTTGGTCTGGACAGGGGAGCTTGTTGACTTAGAGAAGACAGGCGTACTTGGTGGCAACCTGTACCTTCGGCTTGCTGGCTCTCCTGGTATGTATTGTTCCATACTTCCATGGCTGCTTGAACTCTTTTAGCCTGCAGTGTAGTCTGAGTGTCAGCGTGTGAAACTACGAACAACAGCCTTTCCTACCCAGGACATATAGTTGTTATCATCGAATAAACTCATCAGTTAGCATTTCTTTCAAAATTGTGTTGGTTGGCTAATTTTCCAGCTCACACACTTGTAAAACTGCACTAGTTAGCCAGTTACTTTTGTTGTCTGCAAATACTCAATTCTAAAACAAAATCTGTAACTATATTTGAGATGCGAGATGCATTTTACTATCTTCTTTGGTATTATATGCAAGTAAATCGGTATCTTGTACTCATTGAGAAAAAAGTAAATGTGTACTCGCACAAGCTATGCTTGAATCTTGATGCAGTACTCTTTTCATTATTTTCTTGACAGGACACAACAGGAAGAGTGGTGTCGGTGTGGTATTAAAGATTGCACTCCCAGTTATATCGTTCCTGCTGATATTCTCATGCATATATCTTGTCTGCATATGCAAGCGAAGAGGTAGAATAAGGGACTCCAGTTTCCTCTAATAAGATGTTCATGTAATAGTGCTGAGTGGTGAGATTACTCATATTTCTGCAGGGATACAAGTAAACAAAGGTAGCCGGAAAAGACCGGCCCCGGAGGACTCGAGCACTTCGCAAGAAGTTTGGGATCAAAATTTGGAATTGCGTTCTATTAGGTTCAAAGACATCGCTGCTGCAACAAACAGTTTCCATGACACGAACATAATTGGAAAAGGAGGTTTCGGCAAAGTTTATAAGGTTGTAAAGCTTTGATCTTGTCAgttaattacaacattggaaaatcTGTATAATTTCCTCGTCAATTTGTTTCCATAATTATGAAATTACACAGGGAACACTAGAAGATGGAAAGGAAGTTGCTGTTAAAAGGCTTAGCAAGGGTTCTGAGCAGGGTATAGAGCATTTTATAAATGAAGTGGTTCTTATTGCCAAATTGCAGCACAAGAATCTAGTTAGACTTCTTGGCTGTTGTATTCATGAGGATGAGAAATTGCTTATTTATGAATACTTGCCCAACAAAAGCCTAGACAAGTTTCTTTTTGGTATGTTCTAATCCCATACTCTAGAAAGTAGTCTCTGAACGGGCTTAATAGATGTCTTGCACTCATGTACATGCACATCCTGTTCTTTGGCAGATACTGCAAGGAAGTCTATACTTGATTGGCCAAGAAGGTTCAACATAATCAAAGGGGTGGCTAGAGGACTTATGTATCTCCACCAAGATTCGAGAACGGCGATAATCCATAGAGACCTCAAACCAAGCAACATCCTGCTAGATATGGAGATGAACCCAAAAATATCAGATTTTGGAATGGCAAGGATCTTTGGAGGCAACGAGCAACAGGAAAGTACCAGACGAGTTGTTGGGACTTAGTAAGTAACTCTTGCACTAGCTCTTTGTCTCAAAATTTTACTTATGCGTCTGAAATAACTCAAACTACACATATACATAAACAGCGGGTACATGTCGCTTGAGTATGCGATGGAGGGCATTTTCTCCGTCAAGTCTGACAGCTACAGCTTTGGTATTTTGCTACTAGAGATTGTAAGTGGATTAAAGATCAGCTCACCTCATCATCTTGTGATGGACTTTTCAAACCTCATATCCTATGTAAGTGTTATCTACTGTGTTATGAGATGCTTCAGATTCTGATAACTGAACCCAAATATAAATTACGAATTTCTCCATGATGTTTCAGGCTTGGAACCTGTGGGCAGATGGAAGAGTGAGGGATTTCGTGGACGCGACCATCAAGGGGAGCTATTCGCTTGACCAAGTGTCCAAATGCATCCATGTTGGGCTCTTGTGTGTCCAGGACAGTCCCAGTGCTAGGCCACACATGTCATCGGTCGTTTCCATGCTCGACAGTGAAGCCATTCCTCGTGCACCGCCAGAGCAACCTGGGTATTTTGCACGGATAAACTACGAAACCAGTGAAATGATGGAAGACACAGAGAACTCTGCCAATGGCGTGAGCCTTACGGCGCTAGAAGGACGATGACTCTCGTTAGCTGCTGCATGTATGTAACGAGAAGTAGGACAATTGAGTTGTCTCAATAAGGCGCTGCTTGATAGGCAATGCTATTTGAGGGACCGCCCACCATAAGTAGATTATCCGATCAACACAAGGTGATATTGCACATATGTGGAGCGCCGCCATCCATGTCACCGGGTACAACTAACCTCCACCTTGTCATCACTTTGCTCATCTAAAACATCATATTGATTCTTCTTAGTTTATTTCTCTGTCtagtctagtactccctccgatccaacaaAGAGTGTCGTGACTTTAGTTCagctttaattcaaatttgaactaaagcaTGCCACCTTTTTTTGGATCAGGGGGAGTATTTATTTTACGTTATAGCAATACTTAGTTAAACTCTCCTCTTTTACCATTTACGTTATAGCAATACTTAGTAAAATCATTTCCAAACTCCGGCTTGAGTGCGAGCTTAGCTGTGTTTGCTACAGTGTACCTGCAGGGTTGGTAGTTATCTTTTTATAAGTTATCTATGGCTTCGGTACATGAACTGGGCAAATACTTCGCGTGAATTGTGCTTGACTCTGTGCACTTGCAAACATcaaccccctccccccaccccctaaaCGCCTGGGGATAGTCTGGGTAGTGTCCAAACAAAAAACAAACATTCAACTGGACCCCTCAAAGCCAGCCCGCGTCCGGACCGTCCAGCTCCCCTCAAACCCAGCCCATATGTTGGTGGATTTAGTGCCGTCTGGGCGCGTCCTCCACATTACACCTTCCACCCTGATCCCACAAATACCCCATCCATATCCGCAtccggaccaaaccctagccatttGCCACTCCACTCCATTTCACTTCACTTTCAGTCCGCTCTGCCCAACTCCTGTCCGGTGATCTTTCGCCATTTTCGGCATTTCGGGCATCGGATCTGAGTCCAATAACTTCGGATCCAACGACTGGACCTTGTCCCCTGCATGGACGAGGAACATATATATAGCTGTCCGACTGGCTTGCCGCCGGTTTCGGGAGAATATTCCAGCTTTGGTGGGGCTTAGAACCAGCAGTGGCAATGTGCCTGTTGGCGGCTCGAGCCGCGTCTCCGCTCTGGATCTGGCACCGGGGAGGGTGGTTGGAGGTACACGCCCTTGAGGACGGCCCTGCGGCATCCGAGCAACCCCGATGCTAGGTCTTGGTCCCCATGCCGCCTGGCTCCGAGTCTTTGGTCAGCGGTGCCAATGCACACGACCAAGGATACTCCGGATGCTCCAGCTATGGCGGAAAAGCAAGGCCGCGGCACGGCGTGCCCACCATGAGAGGACGAAGGTGCGCCGCGTTAGGCCTCTATGTCGTCTTGGAGCACTACCATCGCCACCAGACGGCAAGGGCGGCCGTGGATGAACTTGCTCTATAACCCCGTTTCTTTTATAATAGAACATATGCCTAATTAATTTTGGTAGTCTGATGGTATGTGTGATGATGAAGTACCGTATGCTATGCCCAGTATGAACTATGTGCTATGATTTATATGAATTATGCAGTACGTCGTTTGATCTATGTTGCATGAGATTATATGGATTTGAAGGTTTGAATATGTGGGGACGGTTGTGGACGCGGACAAATGAGAGATGGCCCGGCGCTGTCTGCGGGCTTCATACAGTAGGCTAAATCTGTAAAATCCGATCGTAGATGTTGTTATGGTCCGCCTGCCTACGTCACACTATGCTCTAAGGTGTACGTAAGACTTGATGAATGATTGAAGATGCTGCACTGGCGAGGAGTAGCCATAGAAATGACTTgtagtgtactccctccgttcagaattacttgtctcggaaatggatgtatctaaaactaaaatacatctagatacatccatttctgcgacaagtaattccgaatcggagggagtagtacactGGCGAGATGCAGGCTTTGTTGGAGCCATCCATTGATTAGGGTGGGGGGTGGTTGTTGCGTGTACactgttgtactactactactatgggGTATGGGCATTCATATCACTCGGTGAACTAACTCCTCTTCCAAGATAAAATTACTGGGTGAAGTCAGTTGCACAGGTTGCTATTATTTGCGGTAAGAAAAGGCACACGCACACACCACACAGTACAAACACATCTCGTCTTGCTTCTGTGTTTCCTCTCCCATCGTCACTCTCCCCTCTGTTTGCTCGCGAGCTCTGCCTCGTTCCCCTtctcgcctccgcctccgccgtcgccggtCGATCCCGGCCggctccaccgcctcgctgcgagcGACTGCCC is a window of Triticum dicoccoides isolate Atlit2015 ecotype Zavitan chromosome 2B, WEW_v2.0, whole genome shotgun sequence DNA encoding:
- the LOC119361384 gene encoding cysteine-rich receptor-like protein kinase 7 is translated as MSPKISDFGMARIFGGKQQQGNTIRAVGTYGYMSPEYVMGGAFSVKSDIYSFGVLLLEIVSGLKISSPQLIMNFPNITTYAWRLWEDGNAMEQVDSTIAGSCPIHEVLRCIHVGLLCVQHHSDARPLMSSVVLMLENEITLLPEPEQPAYFAARNQENGHTRENMDNSQNTMSITTLIGR